The window TCTGTATGTATAGAAGTATTTGGTTGATTTTAAGAGCTTCATAGTATTCCAATGTCTATATGTACTAAAATGTGATTAATAACCTTCTCTATTGATTGACGTGAGTTGACAACATTCGATTATATGTGTACATTTGTGtagttatttgaaaatacatatatatatgaacatatatgcTGAATATAACAGATAGATTTGTACGTTTTAAATTCTAATAAATATTATCAATTTACAATCCCGTCATCAATGTCTAAGAGTAACTTTTATATTGAAACTTTGATGATactgagaattctctctcttttttttctctgttgatcAGTAAGACAAAAAGCAATGAAGGTTGTTGATGATCACTGATGATGATGAGACTGAACATAATGAATATGTTTATTGGCCAGTCGTATGTGGTGGTATTATCCCTGGTGTTAGTTACCTGTGCATGCCTTCCCGCTTTCTAAAGTTAGACCTCTTCCTTGTGGAGttaatgtagatttttctatCAAATTTAGTACTCCGatgacaatatttttctttcctttgagatGCATTAAATTAAGGCAATTTGTATTAATAAAGGAATTTTTGACATtcggaaaataaagagaaaaacggAAAAACACCCAATTTTcctactaagaaaaaaattattatttttcttttaattgacttttctgttggttgttattttatttattttatgcagtCGGGAGCATACTAAATGTGTACATActaagtatgtattttttatgttccagaatatacacatttttaaaaatccatacacTGTGTGTTCAAAATCTTTAGACGGAGTTGATTATAGGTCATCTGAGATGTCATGTCCACTACTGTTCACCTCCGTGATTATTCCATTATCCTTTGCTtaattttactgtgtttttttttttgtttgttttgtttttttttaattttactgtgtTTTATCTTAGTTGTTGGCTATAACATTCTCTAACCATTGCCCTTGTGGTGGCTTCCCCTAGCACCACCTTTGTAGTGTTTCCTTTTGGCTACAATACTGTGTCCATGTCCATAACCTTCAGGGTTCCTTGACCACCTGGCCTCACCTCTCAAGTCTACTCTTGACTATAGTGGGATTGGGGTGCTCCCACCTATTTATATTCCATTCCTGCTGTGAAAGCATAGCCCTGCGAACATGCAGGAGACTGGGTATGAGGTGGGGTAGCAAAAGGAGGACTGATGACGGAAGAAGGAATGGTTGTTATTAGTGTGGGGTCCTGGATGAAAGCTTGGTATTGAAGTGCAAATGAAGGAACTAATTTATTTCAGGTGAGGAATAAGCATCCATAATTTGGTTTGGTTGTTTAATGATATAGtttagaaaattatataagaaacAAGTTAATATATTAGGTTGTCATCTATAATATTCAAAGTTATCTTTGGAGCTACAGAAAAATTCTAAATAGTAGAAAGCATTGTTAAAATGATAtaaggatatttgtctttctctgtctggtttgtttcatttaacataataccctctagggtcatccatgttgtggcaaatggcaagatcccattcttttctaatggctgaatagtattcctatCTGAATACAGatgaatatatatgataaagatgAAGATATATACATtctatacattacatatatatagttcAAATACAGAAGCCAAGAGAGTAACAAATTATTGATAAGCATAAAAGATAagcatatttctatatttttcctatgcatataagttttatttaaagattttatttattcatttatttgagagagagaaagagagaggagagagtattagttggggggaggggcaaagggagagggacaagcagactccccatggagcagacAACCtcctgtggggctccatccctgacctggagatcatgacttgagctaaaggcagacacttaaccgactgagccacccaggcattccatagacatatagatttttaaaatgggtttcctatttttattttttttccttggatctagggttagggtcagggatTAGGGATTAGGGTAAGgtttccaattcattttattttataatcatttctttttattcaatgAAAATTATTCATATCTTTTCATGGTATGGACTTCTATTTCAATATACAAAGTTGAATACCTCCTCAGGCGGAattactatttataatttaattccttATTATGgatatttaaagttatttctagtattttaaaaataaatatgatgctGATAGGTAGCCCCGATagcttatattttaattcatctatTACAACATTAAGCAGATTTTCTTGAAGTGAGATTCTTGGTCATAAATGAAGGaacatcagaatttaaaaattaaaaatttttggtaTGTACTGTTATTTCAAAgaattctgttgtttattttttattgaagtatagttgatatacagtgctatactagtttcagatgtacagtatagtgatttaccagttctatacattacacagtgctcaccataagtctagttaccattaGTCACCAAACATTACTATAATGTTATTGACTCTATTCTCTACATTGTATTTTCATCctaatgacttattttataacagaAAGATTGTACCTCTTGATCCTCTTCATATACTTCACCCATCCTGACACCATTAGTAACCattagtttcttctctgtatttatgagtctgtttctatttttttaagttgtttgtCTAGCTTTTATggattttacatataagtgaaatcatttggtgtttgtctttttctgtcttgactcatttcacttaatataatgccTATTATGCTGTCACAAAAAGTAAATCTTATTCTCTATTgaagctgagtaatattccatattccATTAATATCccatatatttgtatgtatagtACACACTGCACACTACATAGTCCAAAGATATTCCGTATactcacatatatatacattttatctgtatccattcatctatcaatggatacttagattgcttccatatcttgtaaataatgctgcagtaaacatagaagtgcagatatctttttgaatagatgtttttattttctttgggtaaatacccagtactggaATCATTAGATCATAGAGTATTTCTATtcttaatcctttttaaaaatgtctcaaaaTTACTTTTATTGCTGTATAATTTACACAATAaacttcactaatttttaaatatgcaattaaTGACTTTTGCCAGATATATGCAGTTATGTAACCACAAATGCAATCAATGCATTTAAAATGTAGTTGGTGGCTAATCATTATTTGGAGAAAGTTTAAAGAATAACACAAAATCCATAATTTATAAAGGGAAATGTGGATATATTAAATTTATGTGgttaaatatggaaaaattaaattctaaatagTAGAAGCACTGTTAAAAAGATAtaaggatatttgtctttctcagtctgttttATTTAACATGATACCCTCTAGAGCCATCCATgctgtggcaaatggcaagatctcattctttcctaatggctgaatagtatatataatggctatctatctatctatctatctatctatctatctatctcttcatctttatccattcatctattgatggacacttagattgcttccacatcttggctattgtcagtaatactgcaataaacattgggggACATGTaactttttgaattaatatttttattttctttgagtgGTTAttcaatcatatggtatttctatttttaatcttttgaggaaactccatcctgttttcaacagtggctataccaatttacactcccaccaacaatacACAGGgaaggttcttttttctccacatctttgccaacacttgttatttcttgtctttttgattctagctattttgacaggtgtgaagtgataatgttattatggttttgatttttatttccttgatgattagtgaaattgagcatctttttacgtgtcttttggccattttgaaaaatgtctatttgtgtgctctgcccatttttaaattgaattgttttgattttttatattaacctcttatcaaatatatatttaccaatatcttctcccattcattgttacctttttgttttgctgttggtttccttcactctgccaaagtcttttattttgatgcagtcccaataattcatttttgctcttatttcctTGCCTGAGGAGGCATATTCATAAATACGTGGCTAAGGCCAaagtccaagagattactgcttgtgttttcttctaggagctttatagtttatagtttcaggtctcacatttggtctttaatccatttgagtttattttcatgtatggtgtaagaaaatggtccaatttcattcttttgcagtagctgtccagttttctcaatatcatttattttagagagtgtctATTCcccattcttgcctcctttgtcatagactaattgatcatataagtatgggtctatttctgagctATTTTTGTTCTACCAATCTATGTGCCAGTTCCATACTATTTTGTTTATATACCataactttgtagtatatcttgaaatcaaGGATTGTGGTACTTCCAACTCTGtcttttctcaagatttttttggctatttggggtttttttgtggttccatacaagtcttaggtttatttattctagttctgtgaaaaacgtTATTTTGATAGTAATTGTCTTAAatttgtagatttctttggatagtatggacattttagtgGTATTAATTCTCCATGTTGTCTTTAATGTATTTCATCAATATCTTAGTTTTCCAAGTATAGttctttcatcttctttgttaaatttattcctaagtattttttttctttttggtacaattataaatgatactttttcttaatttctccttttgctACTTCCTTATTCGTGTATAGAAATGTGACAGCTTTCTGTGAATaattttatcagttctagtaggcTTTTTTtgagtctttagaattttctatgtatatatcatgttatctgtgaatagtgacagctttccttcttctttaccagtttggatgcctttaatttttgttgttgttgtctgattgctgtggctaagattTCTAATGTTACATTGAATAAAGGTAGCATTTGTGGACatatttgtcttgttcctgatcttagaggagaagttctgtttttcactattgagtatgatgctGCCTGTGAATTTGTCATATATGACctctattatgttgaggtatgttctatctaaacccattttgttgagagtttttatcaggaatagatgctgaattttgtccaatgttttttctatatctattgagatgatcatatagttttaatccattttgttaatgtgatgtatcatgttgatttatGTGTGAACCATCCTTGCTTCCCTGGcacaaatcccacttgattatagTGAATGATCCTTTTACTGAATTGTTGAATCCagtttgctaaaattttattgaggatttttgcaagTCTGTTAATAAGGGATATTGGCCTCTAGTCTTCTTTTTTCATAGTGGCTATGGTTTTAATATCAGGGGAaggctggcctcataaaataaatttggaaactatttcctcttctgttttttgaaatactttgagaagaataggtattaagtcTTTAACTGTTTGATATAATTTACTTGTAAATCCATCTGATCCtattgttttttgggagttttctTGATTATAAATACAATGTTATAATTAGTAATTAGcctattcagtttttcttcttcttcctgatttccattttggaaggtagtatgtttctaggaatttatccatttcttctacacCTTTCCCAGTTTGTTGGCCTTTTTGTATCTATTTTGAATGTACCTCTGGAGAATTGTATCAATTCATGCTATTATTAACAGTGTATGAATATATCTGATTCTTCACAGACTCATCCATGATaaatcatcaatatttttaaaacttagacaCTTTGTTAGAACAAAAATGGCACTCTGGCATGATCCTATTTACATTTGTCTGATTACCGTTTTACTTTTCATATGATTCTGAATAAtaggcattttgtttttaatatgtcttactcattttaaaattggtatatgcatttttgaaatgcatttagaataaataatttcatattaaaaatgtcaatcatttgatatttttcacagtgattttacttttactttatagTGTTTATATctccatataaaaatattaatgtgtatGTCTATATACACTATCTTCCTATATCTATGTATAACTACATATAAtatgattttgctttatttatttatttatttatgtatttatttttaaaaagattttttttatttatttatttatttatttatttatttatttatttatttatgagagacagagagagagaggcagagacacaggcagagggagaagcaggctccatgcagggagcctgacctgggactccatcccggatctccaggatcatgctctggactgaaggcagtgctaaaccgctgagccacccaagctgccctggtTTTGCTTTTAATGTCTTGGTTACTTTCAACTATTTCCTCTTCATTTGTTAATGAAGGATGATAAGAATGAAGTTTTCCatggtgcctaggtggctcagtcagttcattgtccaactcttgatttcagctcaggtcatggtgttatggttgtgagattgagccctgttttgggctccatactgggcataaactttgcttaagactctctttctccctctctgtctgatccttccccctccctctataaaaaacagaatgaattTTCCATCTTAATGTCTAAGTATTTACATGTTTCTTTTGTCTCTTAACATCTAGATACTCATTAAAAATTTCCTTGAGTTCATGTTTAAAGGCAAAGACCTgcattttttccatgtttcatTCATTGTGCCAACACTGTTGACTGAATAGTTCACCTTGTCCACACTGGTATGAAATGATTCTTCAGTAATCTGAGAGATCACTAAGTTTTCTTTAGGCTTTTCATTCAATTCTTTGCATTGCAGCTTTGGTGAATATTTGACAGCAGAAATATATCAAGCTACTCCTTAAAATCCttaataattttctattgctCTTAGGATATAAGGCAAAGTTCAATTCATGGATTCAAATTTCCATCCTGTCTGGCCTATTACTACAGCCTGATTTCAGTTGTTCATCCTCTTGCCCTCCTAACCTTCCTGTCTCATGATATTTGCACACGGCATTTCCATAGTCTGGAATCTACTTTTTAGTAGTAACAACTCCTTGTTAAGTAGAATCTGAGCAATCACCAGTTGAATGAGTCACATTGTTCTTATGGTACactgtcttttcctttcaatCTATTATCAGAGTTCTATCtgtatttaaaactatttattgtCTACAACCACTATTAACCTGTAAACCTCCTGAAGTCAAGATCAGTGTTTTACCTCAAAACCTGACATAGTATGAGGCACATGGTAGATCCTCAATAGGATTATTAGTTATAATATTTATGCATATTAGCTGAATAGATAAATTAACACATGATTTTTATAAAGCACCTTATGACTGTTACTGGAGATTTCTTCTTAAAACCAGACTTAATGAAAGctcaaatctgtgtttttaaataataatttttgataaactctttctttgttattttggttttggtctttTAGGTATCACCAGGCAAAGCCAATGTATGAAGCGAATTATTCTGAAGTGTCTCAGTTTGTATTCTTGGGACTTTCTACCTATAGACCAGTGCAGCATTTTCTCCTTGCCTTCTCTACAGTGTTTTATGTAACAATTGTTTTGGGAAATCTCCTTGTAGTCTTTACAGTGACCTTTGATCCTTACTTACATTCCCCTATGTACTTCCTTTTAGCCAATCTTTCATTCGTTGACTTGTGTCTTTCCACCTTAACGGTTCCCAAGATGATATCTGACCTTCAATCAGGGCACAAAACCATATCCTTTCAAGGATGTGTCATCCAGATATTTGCCCTTCATGTCCTGGGTGGATCTGAGATGGTGCTGCTCATCTCCATGGCCTTGGATCGATATGTGGCCATATGTAAGCCCCTCCACTACCTGACTATCATGAGCCCGCAGATGTGCATTTTGCTTCTGTCTGGTGCTTGGGCTGTTGGCCTCATTCATTCAGTGGTCCAGTTAGCTTTTGTTATCCATTTGCCTTTTTGTGGTCCTAATGAGATAGACAGCTTTTACTGTGACCTTCCTTGGTTCATCAAACTTGCCTGTGCAGACACTTACAGAATGGAATTCATGGTGACTGCCAACAGTGGGTTCATTTCCATGGGCACCTTCTTCTCGTTGCTTATCTCCTATGTCTTCATTCTGGTCACTGTCTGGAAACGTTCCTCAGCTGGTTTGTCTAAGGCCTTTTCAACTCTGTCAGCGCACATCACTGTGGTGGTTTTGTTCTTTGTACCGTGCATCTTTGTTTACGTGTGGCCATTTCCCTCAGTGCCAGTGGATAAGTTTCTTGCCGTTTTGAACTTTGTGATTACACCCATTCTGAATCCTATTATCTACACATTGAGGAACAAAGACATGAAGATGGCACTGAAGAGACTGAGTAGTCAGCTCCTGAGTTTGAGAATGATCTCCTAAATAACTTATGAGAAAACAAGTGATGCCTTCTGAAAGCAAGGCATAAATGTTAAAGGAATATATACCATCTTAagactattaattttatttcatcagtTCAAAAATCTTGGGTAGTCTATTCCATATTAATGGACAAT of the Canis lupus familiaris isolate Mischka breed German Shepherd chromosome 30, alternate assembly UU_Cfam_GSD_1.0, whole genome shotgun sequence genome contains:
- the OR4G10 gene encoding olfactory receptor family 4 subfamily G member 10 produces the protein MYEANYSEVSQFVFLGLSTYRPVQHFLLAFSTVFYVTIVLGNLLVVFTVTFDPYLHSPMYFLLANLSFVDLCLSTLTVPKMISDLQSGHKTISFQGCVIQIFALHVLGGSEMVLLISMALDRYVAICKPLHYLTIMSPQMCILLLSGAWAVGLIHSVVQLAFVIHLPFCGPNEIDSFYCDLPWFIKLACADTYRMEFMVTANSGFISMGTFFSLLISYVFILVTVWKRSSAGLSKAFSTLSAHITVVVLFFVPCIFVYVWPFPSVPVDKFLAVLNFVITPILNPIIYTLRNKDMKMALKRLSSQLLSLRMIS